A section of the Chryseobacterium ginsenosidimutans genome encodes:
- a CDS encoding DUF4352 domain-containing protein, giving the protein MKKNIKHLASAGAFAFFLAIAMGSMDDKKEKSETSETSTATANGEAKSNYKKLGETLPTDYFDVTVNKVSVENSVNTGNQFGDLKQEAGTRYLIINTSFKNNSNESRMLIDGEVLVNYNGKDYIFDKSETVMLEGWGLMLDQINPLTTKTTNLVYKIPSELKGNAYYKPGRSGSNDLIDLGNIE; this is encoded by the coding sequence GCATCAGCAGGAGCATTCGCATTTTTCTTAGCTATTGCGATGGGTAGTATGGATGACAAAAAAGAAAAATCTGAAACTTCCGAAACCTCAACAGCAACAGCAAATGGAGAGGCTAAATCGAACTACAAAAAACTGGGCGAAACTTTGCCAACAGATTATTTTGATGTTACAGTTAATAAAGTCAGTGTTGAAAACAGTGTAAATACTGGGAACCAATTTGGAGACTTAAAACAAGAAGCGGGAACACGGTACCTCATCATCAATACTTCATTCAAGAACAATAGTAATGAAAGCCGAATGTTAATAGATGGAGAGGTTTTGGTAAACTACAACGGTAAAGATTACATATTCGACAAATCTGAAACTGTTATGCTTGAAGGATGGGGATTGATGCTTGATCAGATTAACCCACTTACTACAAAGACCACTAATTTAGTTTATAAGATACCTTCAGAGTTGAAAGGTAATGCTTATTATAAACCCGGGCGTTCGGGAAGTAATGATTTGATTGATTTGGGAAATATAGAGTAA